From Halorubrum salinarum, the proteins below share one genomic window:
- a CDS encoding Rrf2 family transcriptional regulator, producing the protein MSSIELTSSQKSILTALINLYGEQEDAVKGEAIAEEVDRNPGTIRNQMQSLKALQLVEGVPGPKGGYKPTSNAYEALDIQRMDEPADVPISHEGEQVEGINVDGIDLSSVHHPELCRAEIHVQGSVRDFHEGDSVTVGPTPLSKLVIDGTVDGKDDTANILILRIDDMRAPDEPAEH; encoded by the coding sequence ATGTCATCGATCGAGCTCACGTCGAGCCAGAAAAGCATCCTCACGGCCCTCATCAACCTGTACGGGGAACAGGAGGACGCCGTGAAAGGCGAGGCGATCGCCGAGGAAGTAGACCGCAATCCCGGGACGATCCGGAACCAGATGCAGAGCCTCAAGGCCCTCCAGCTCGTCGAGGGCGTCCCCGGCCCGAAGGGCGGCTACAAGCCCACCTCGAACGCCTACGAGGCGCTCGACATCCAGCGCATGGACGAGCCGGCCGACGTGCCGATCTCCCACGAGGGCGAGCAGGTCGAGGGGATCAACGTCGACGGGATCGACCTCTCCAGCGTCCACCACCCCGAGCTGTGCCGCGCCGAGATCCACGTCCAGGGCTCGGTCCGCGACTTCCACGAGGGCGACAGCGTCACCGTCGGCCCGACGCCGCTCTCGAAGCTCGTCATCGACGGCACCGTCGACGGCAAAGACGACACCGCGAACATTCTCATCCTGCGGATCGACGACATGCGGGCGCCCGACGAGCCGGCCGAGCACTGA
- a CDS encoding NAD(P)/FAD-dependent oxidoreductase, with translation MSSQVVVVGSGYAGAGAVKAFEDEVGEGEADLTWISEHDYHLVLHEVHRAIRNPAVEDKITIPVDEIKSPESDFVQGRVVDVDTDERVVETDDGTTVDYDYLLLAVGSTTAFFGIEGLKENAHQLKGLDDAKAIHEDVREAAADATRSDPAQVIVGGAGLSGIQTAGEIAEYRDKHRAPLDIKLVEGLDEVFPGNDPQIQGALRQRLEDADIDILTGDFISEADEDAVYLGGGEDEEPEELGYDVLIWTGGITGQPELEHVEVDKDDRSNRVHAGSDFATSDDRVFAIGDTALVEQGEDDVAPPTAQAAWQAAEVAGANLARAARGAPLRSWTHEDKGTVISVGEEAVAHDVMGMPIKTFGGKPAKLLKKAIATRWIAKVSSASRGVSAFGDM, from the coding sequence ATGAGTTCACAGGTCGTGGTCGTCGGCTCCGGGTACGCCGGCGCAGGGGCGGTCAAGGCGTTCGAAGACGAGGTCGGCGAGGGCGAGGCCGATCTCACGTGGATCTCGGAACACGACTACCACCTCGTTTTACACGAGGTTCACCGAGCGATCCGCAACCCCGCCGTCGAGGACAAGATCACGATCCCCGTCGACGAGATCAAGTCGCCCGAGTCCGACTTCGTCCAGGGCCGGGTCGTCGACGTCGACACCGACGAGCGCGTCGTCGAGACCGACGACGGCACGACCGTCGACTACGACTACCTCCTCCTCGCGGTCGGCTCCACGACCGCGTTCTTCGGCATCGAGGGCCTGAAGGAGAACGCCCACCAGCTGAAGGGGCTCGACGACGCGAAGGCGATCCACGAGGACGTGCGCGAGGCGGCCGCGGACGCGACCCGCTCGGACCCCGCGCAGGTCATCGTCGGCGGCGCCGGCCTCTCCGGCATCCAGACGGCCGGCGAGATCGCCGAGTACCGCGACAAGCACCGCGCGCCGCTCGACATCAAGCTCGTCGAGGGGCTCGACGAGGTCTTCCCCGGTAACGACCCGCAGATCCAGGGCGCGCTCCGCCAGCGGCTCGAAGACGCCGACATCGACATCCTCACCGGCGACTTCATCTCGGAGGCCGACGAGGACGCGGTCTACCTCGGCGGCGGCGAGGACGAAGAGCCCGAGGAGCTCGGCTACGACGTGCTGATCTGGACCGGCGGCATTACGGGCCAGCCCGAGCTGGAGCACGTCGAGGTCGACAAGGACGACCGCTCGAACCGCGTCCACGCCGGCTCCGACTTCGCCACCAGCGACGACCGCGTGTTCGCCATCGGCGACACCGCCCTCGTCGAGCAGGGCGAGGACGACGTGGCGCCGCCGACCGCGCAGGCCGCCTGGCAGGCCGCCGAGGTCGCCGGCGCCAACCTCGCGCGCGCCGCCCGCGGCGCGCCGCTCCGCTCGTGGACCCACGAGGACAAGGGGACCGTCATCTCCGTCGGCGAGGAGGCGGTCGCCCACGACGTGATGGGCATGCCGATCAAGACGTTCGGCGGCAAGCCCGCGAAGCTGCTGAAGAAGGCCATCGCCACGCGCTGGATCGCCAAGGTCTCCTCCGCGAGCCGCGGCGTCAGCGCGTTCGGCGACATGTAA
- a CDS encoding nucleoside phosphorylase — MTDEPDAGGSDVDAPAADAESEDPNDAAGYHVEAASEDVADAVLLPGNPERVDKITALWDGHEEVARHREYRTATGTYDGAPISVTSTGIGSPSAAIAVEELARVGVDTFIRVGSCGAIQPEMDVGDLVITTGGVRQEGTSDEYVREDYPAAADGEVVSALVAAAERLGHDYHTGVTMSADSFYAGQGRPGFDGFEAAGSDELVAELRDANVKNIEMEASAILTVANVYGLRAGAVCSVYANRVTGEFRTEGESRAAETASLAVKLLARMDEVKREAGADRWHAGLSL, encoded by the coding sequence ATGACCGACGAACCAGACGCCGGCGGCTCCGACGTGGACGCCCCGGCCGCGGACGCCGAGAGCGAGGACCCGAACGACGCGGCCGGCTACCACGTCGAGGCCGCGTCCGAGGACGTCGCAGACGCCGTCCTCCTCCCGGGCAACCCCGAGCGGGTCGACAAGATCACCGCGCTGTGGGACGGCCACGAGGAGGTCGCGCGCCACCGCGAGTACCGCACCGCGACCGGCACGTATGACGGCGCGCCCATCTCCGTGACCTCGACCGGAATCGGCTCCCCGTCGGCCGCCATCGCCGTCGAGGAGCTGGCGCGCGTCGGCGTCGACACGTTCATCCGGGTCGGCTCCTGCGGGGCGATCCAGCCGGAGATGGACGTGGGCGACCTCGTCATCACGACCGGCGGCGTCCGGCAGGAGGGGACGAGCGACGAGTACGTCCGCGAGGACTACCCCGCGGCCGCGGACGGCGAGGTCGTCTCCGCGCTGGTCGCGGCCGCCGAGCGGCTGGGCCACGACTACCACACCGGCGTGACGATGAGCGCCGACTCCTTCTACGCCGGGCAGGGCCGCCCCGGATTCGACGGGTTCGAGGCCGCCGGCTCGGACGAGCTGGTCGCCGAGCTCCGGGACGCGAACGTGAAGAACATCGAGATGGAGGCGTCGGCGATCCTCACGGTCGCGAACGTCTACGGGCTCCGGGCGGGCGCGGTCTGCTCCGTCTACGCCAACCGCGTCACCGGCGAGTTCCGGACGGAGGGCGAGTCGCGCGCGGCCGAGACGGCGAGCCTCGCGGTGAAGCTGCTCGCGCGCATGGACGAGGTCAAGCGGGAGGCGGGCGCCGACCGCTGGCACGCCGGGCTCTCGCTGTAA
- a CDS encoding 4Fe-4S ferredoxin N-terminal domain-containing protein gives MSTDDESMYTTVDEEDRRLLEETGFDADLGAEMARDAQRVAADELSEVEFYRRYHDRILEEFDVDDREVDIPDPDEVDEEDVSAVERVEEAFGGVGEALRSVGGDDAESRRSVMKKGAAAAALGLGGLGTAGATTGGDGAGGAGAGGDDGEGTRWGMTINLNNCDGCLACMVACNQEHKLSRGANWMYVFSFEDEGQGDETNFLPRTCQHCTDSPCTKVCPVGARHTREEDGLVLTDYDICIGCRYCEVSCPYGVNYFQWGEPDVPESEVDDDHQIDDRGRWVGARPPEGVMGKCTFCVDRQDGQMGEEKVGTTACEEACTMNAIHFGDLNDPESDPNRHLREYRDGQENDTSDYPNRKGHTVSTFKLLEERGTEPNVRFVGNEPSPHAEQVEGPVAYEDVGLVDDRKEVLDQGAAANGGEEA, from the coding sequence ATGAGCACCGACGACGAGTCGATGTACACGACCGTGGACGAGGAGGACAGGCGGCTCCTGGAGGAGACCGGGTTCGACGCCGACCTCGGCGCGGAGATGGCCCGCGACGCGCAGCGGGTGGCCGCGGACGAGCTCTCCGAGGTCGAGTTCTACCGGCGGTACCACGACCGGATCCTCGAGGAGTTCGACGTCGACGACCGAGAGGTGGATATCCCCGACCCCGACGAGGTCGACGAGGAGGACGTGAGCGCCGTCGAGCGCGTCGAAGAGGCGTTCGGCGGCGTCGGGGAGGCCCTACGGAGCGTCGGCGGTGACGACGCGGAGTCGCGTCGGTCGGTGATGAAGAAGGGCGCCGCGGCGGCCGCGCTCGGGCTCGGCGGGCTCGGCACCGCGGGCGCGACCACCGGCGGCGACGGCGCCGGAGGGGCCGGCGCCGGCGGCGACGACGGCGAGGGGACCCGATGGGGGATGACGATCAACCTCAACAACTGCGACGGGTGTCTCGCCTGTATGGTCGCGTGTAACCAGGAGCACAAGCTCTCCCGGGGGGCGAACTGGATGTACGTGTTCTCGTTCGAGGACGAGGGGCAGGGCGACGAGACGAACTTCCTCCCCCGGACCTGCCAGCACTGTACCGACTCGCCGTGTACGAAGGTGTGCCCGGTCGGCGCCCGCCACACCCGCGAGGAGGACGGCCTCGTGCTCACCGACTACGACATCTGTATCGGCTGCCGCTACTGCGAGGTGTCGTGCCCGTACGGGGTCAACTACTTCCAGTGGGGCGAGCCCGACGTGCCCGAGTCCGAGGTCGACGACGACCACCAGATCGACGACCGGGGGCGCTGGGTCGGCGCCCGCCCCCCGGAGGGCGTGATGGGCAAGTGTACGTTCTGCGTCGACCGGCAGGACGGGCAGATGGGCGAGGAGAAGGTCGGCACCACCGCCTGCGAGGAGGCGTGTACGATGAACGCGATCCACTTCGGCGACCTCAACGACCCGGAGAGCGACCCCAACCGGCACCTCCGCGAGTACCGCGACGGACAGGAGAACGACACGTCGGACTACCCGAACCGGAAGGGCCACACCGTCTCGACGTTCAAGCTGCTGGAGGAGCGCGGCACCGAGCCGAACGTCCGGTTCGTCGGCAACGAGCCGTCGCCGCACGCGGAACAGGTCGAGGGGCCGGTCGCGTACGAGGACGTGGGGCTCGTCGACGACCGCAAGGAGGTCCTCGATCAGGGCGCGGCCGCGAACGGGGGTGAGGAGGCGTGA
- the nrfD gene encoding NrfD/PsrC family molybdoenzyme membrane anchor subunit has protein sequence MSVDGVDVTGVDREALVRPIKTFSTRYVAALAVALGLIGVWLFFYSRQLRHGLIVTNLADWGSGGGVPWGLYIGAFIWWVGIAHGGIILSAAVRLLGMDTYQPVARLAELLTIAALTCAGTFILIHVGRPDRLVTSVLPAWPTRVQWSPLMWDVTIITAYFVLTATYLALTIRYDVNRLRDRLPNRLEPLYAALTVGYTEKEDEVVERMVWWIAFAIIIMAPLLLHGGVIPWLFSLLPSMAGWAGGVQGPSFLSIALTSAVAGIIIVAAAFRYAYGWEELIPRAVFQGLAKWLGFFSLIFLWLQLQQVITGIFAAPTTLQHATEVKISTPLYWVAIGLVVLAMLYAFATALRPDLFDLRALVGISVGVLFGTLSEKVLFVVEGLQHAHFALYDGVPGQYVPSAVEVSAVFGTIGVVALFFLVVSKVIPVVELHAIEDHEEVDT, from the coding sequence GTGAGCGTCGACGGCGTCGACGTGACCGGCGTCGACCGAGAGGCGCTCGTCCGGCCGATCAAGACGTTCTCGACGCGGTACGTCGCGGCGCTCGCGGTCGCGCTCGGCCTGATCGGCGTCTGGCTGTTCTTCTACAGCCGGCAGCTCCGGCACGGCCTGATCGTCACGAACCTCGCCGACTGGGGCTCCGGCGGCGGCGTGCCGTGGGGGCTGTACATCGGCGCGTTCATCTGGTGGGTCGGCATCGCCCACGGGGGGATCATCCTCTCGGCCGCGGTGCGCCTGCTCGGGATGGACACTTACCAGCCCGTCGCGCGCCTCGCCGAACTGCTCACTATCGCCGCGTTAACCTGCGCCGGGACGTTCATCCTCATCCACGTCGGTCGCCCGGACCGGCTGGTGACGAGCGTCCTGCCGGCGTGGCCGACGCGCGTCCAGTGGTCGCCGCTGATGTGGGACGTGACCATCATCACAGCCTACTTCGTGCTGACCGCGACGTACCTCGCCCTGACGATCCGCTACGACGTGAACCGGCTCCGCGACAGGCTGCCGAACCGCCTCGAACCCCTGTACGCGGCGCTGACCGTGGGGTACACGGAGAAAGAGGACGAGGTCGTCGAGCGCATGGTCTGGTGGATCGCGTTCGCGATCATCATCATGGCGCCGCTGCTGCTCCACGGCGGGGTGATCCCGTGGCTGTTCTCGCTGCTGCCGTCGATGGCGGGCTGGGCCGGCGGCGTCCAGGGCCCCTCGTTCCTCTCCATCGCGCTGACCTCGGCGGTCGCGGGGATCATCATCGTCGCGGCCGCGTTCCGGTACGCGTACGGCTGGGAGGAGCTCATCCCCCGCGCCGTCTTCCAAGGGCTCGCCAAGTGGCTGGGCTTCTTCAGCCTGATCTTCCTGTGGCTCCAGCTCCAGCAGGTGATCACGGGGATCTTCGCGGCGCCGACGACGCTCCAGCACGCGACCGAAGTGAAGATATCGACCCCGCTGTACTGGGTCGCCATCGGGCTCGTCGTCCTCGCGATGCTGTACGCCTTCGCGACCGCGCTGCGGCCGGACCTGTTCGACCTGCGCGCGCTCGTCGGGATCTCCGTCGGCGTCCTCTTCGGCACGCTCTCCGAGAAGGTGCTGTTCGTCGTCGAGGGGCTCCAGCACGCGCACTTCGCGCTCTACGACGGGGTGCCCGGCCAGTACGTCCCCTCGGCGGTCGAGGTGTCGGCGGTCTTCGGCACGATCGGCGTCGTCGCGCTGTTCTTCCTCGTCGTCTCGAAGGTGATCCCGGTCGTCGAGCTCCACGCGATCGAGGACCACGAGGAGGTGGACACATGA
- a CDS encoding Mrp/NBP35 family ATP-binding protein, with product MTLTEAELTDRLAAVEDPENGDDIVSMGLVDDVAISDGTAEVSLAFNAPHAPAEMEIGDAVREAIEEAGLEPDLRAEFREEHGHETDVLPGVRNVIAVASGKGGVGKTTVAANLAAGLSERGSRVGILDADVHGPNVPRLLPTEDEPGVTPNEEIVPPASDGVRVMSTDHLMPDGDQPAVLRGPMVNNVMMKFVNEVEWGRLDYLVVDLPPGTGDASLNLLQSLPVAGVVIVTTPQEMAVADARKGLRLFDEHDAPVLGVVENMSAFRCPECGDDHAVFGESGGDEIRDDYGVPVLSRLPVHPDFDSAGSDGPSVRDPDSPVREDLFEMVDSVADRVGEVNRRRVAERVGEWDAEGDEGREAGGGTADPVSASE from the coding sequence ATGACACTCACCGAAGCCGAACTCACCGACCGACTCGCCGCGGTAGAGGACCCCGAGAACGGCGACGACATCGTCTCGATGGGCCTCGTCGACGACGTAGCGATCAGCGACGGCACCGCCGAGGTGTCGCTCGCGTTCAACGCCCCGCACGCGCCGGCGGAGATGGAGATCGGCGACGCGGTCCGCGAGGCGATCGAGGAGGCCGGACTGGAACCGGACCTCCGCGCCGAGTTCCGCGAGGAGCACGGCCACGAGACCGACGTGCTCCCCGGCGTCCGCAACGTGATCGCCGTCGCCTCCGGGAAGGGCGGCGTCGGCAAGACGACCGTCGCCGCGAACCTCGCCGCGGGGCTCTCCGAGCGCGGCTCGCGGGTCGGCATCCTCGACGCCGACGTCCACGGCCCGAACGTGCCCCGGCTGCTGCCGACGGAGGACGAACCCGGCGTCACGCCGAACGAGGAGATCGTTCCCCCGGCCTCGGACGGCGTCCGCGTGATGAGCACCGACCACCTGATGCCCGACGGCGACCAGCCGGCGGTGCTGCGCGGCCCGATGGTAAACAACGTGATGATGAAGTTCGTCAACGAGGTGGAGTGGGGGCGGCTGGACTACCTCGTCGTCGACCTGCCGCCGGGCACCGGCGACGCCTCGCTGAACCTGCTCCAGTCGCTACCCGTCGCGGGCGTCGTCATCGTCACGACGCCGCAGGAGATGGCGGTCGCCGACGCCCGCAAGGGGCTCCGCCTGTTCGACGAGCACGACGCGCCGGTGCTGGGCGTCGTCGAGAACATGAGCGCGTTCCGCTGTCCCGAGTGCGGCGACGACCACGCCGTCTTCGGCGAGAGCGGGGGCGACGAGATCCGTGACGACTACGGCGTGCCCGTCCTCTCGCGGCTCCCCGTCCACCCGGACTTCGACTCGGCCGGCTCGGACGGCCCCTCGGTGCGCGACCCCGACAGCCCGGTCCGCGAGGACCTCTTCGAGATGGTCGATTCCGTCGCGGACCGCGTCGGCGAGGTGAACCGGCGGCGGGTCGCCGAGCGCGTCGGCGAGTGGGACGCCGAGGGCGACGAGGGCCGCGAGGCGGGGGGCGGGACGGCGGACCCGGTGTCGGCATCGGAGTGA
- the cdd gene encoding cytidine deaminase — MDDLIAAAREALEAAHVPYSEYRVGAALRTADGTVYTGCNIENANYSNSLHAEEVALAEAVKNGHREFDRIVVSSGVRDGVTPCGMCRQTLAEFAADDLVVACDEGGDAVTEYTLGELLPNTISEGTLDDAAATAADAGDGD; from the coding sequence ATGGACGACCTGATCGCCGCGGCGCGCGAGGCCCTCGAGGCCGCCCACGTCCCGTACTCCGAGTACCGCGTCGGCGCCGCGCTGCGGACCGCCGACGGCACCGTGTACACCGGCTGTAACATCGAGAACGCGAACTACTCGAACAGCCTCCACGCCGAGGAGGTCGCGCTCGCGGAGGCAGTGAAGAACGGTCACCGCGAGTTCGACCGGATCGTGGTCTCGTCGGGCGTCCGCGACGGCGTCACCCCCTGCGGGATGTGCCGGCAGACGCTCGCGGAGTTCGCGGCCGACGACCTCGTCGTCGCCTGCGACGAGGGCGGCGACGCCGTGACCGAGTACACCCTCGGCGAACTCCTCCCGAACACGATCAGCGAGGGGACGCTCGACGACGCGGCGGCGACCGCCGCCGACGCCGGCGACGGGGACTGA
- a CDS encoding MBL fold metallo-hydrolase, with the protein MTVRFEELTVEWLGYATARLETDGGPVAYTDPGRYGVLDDYWARDGDLVVVTHDHHYDSDGIRSVASEDATLVIYEAVDPAGIDRDVEPIDALAADYDVVRVGEEGRVDVETPAGDVRVWSVPAHNDPEGPNADADGSVAHPPGFGCGFLLSLGGRTVFWPGDSDALDGFAELDVSVFLANIGGGGIVADRRAAADLAEAMGPDLVVPIHYDTFDLLEADGEAFAGDVASRSIPVALDARSANQ; encoded by the coding sequence ATGACGGTTCGATTCGAGGAGCTCACCGTGGAGTGGCTCGGCTACGCGACGGCGCGGCTGGAGACGGACGGGGGGCCGGTCGCCTACACCGACCCCGGCCGCTACGGCGTCCTCGACGACTACTGGGCGCGCGACGGTGACCTCGTCGTCGTCACCCACGATCACCACTACGACAGCGACGGCATCCGGTCGGTCGCGAGCGAGGACGCGACGCTGGTCATCTACGAGGCGGTCGACCCCGCGGGCATCGACCGCGACGTGGAGCCGATCGACGCGCTCGCGGCCGACTACGACGTGGTCCGCGTCGGCGAGGAGGGCCGCGTCGACGTCGAGACCCCGGCCGGCGACGTGCGGGTGTGGTCCGTCCCCGCACACAACGACCCCGAGGGACCGAACGCCGACGCGGACGGCTCGGTCGCGCACCCGCCCGGCTTCGGCTGCGGCTTCCTGCTGTCGCTCGGGGGCCGCACCGTCTTCTGGCCCGGCGACTCGGACGCGCTCGACGGGTTCGCCGAGCTGGACGTCTCAGTCTTCCTCGCGAACATCGGCGGGGGCGGCATCGTCGCCGACCGGCGCGCCGCGGCCGACCTCGCCGAGGCGATGGGCCCGGACCTCGTCGTCCCGATCCACTACGATACCTTCGACCTGCTGGAAGCCGACGGCGAGGCGTTCGCGGGCGACGTGGCGAGCCGGTCGATCCCCGTCGCGCTCGACGCGCGCTCGGCGAACCAGTAG
- the ligA gene encoding ATP-dependent DNA ligase LigA, with product MEFAALAERAERVAANDGDIETTLAVADLLADAGGAADDGSTDDLPVVVRFLLGRVFPAHDTRTLDVGPALCREAIARAAGQNVSAADVEDRLAERGEIGAVAAEYDLGGQRGLAAFGSGRDALTVAALDEELRDLAAASGEGSESRKRDALFGLFTRCSPSEAAFLARLVLGEMRLGVGEGTVRDAVAEAFLASPAPPGEDGATGEEPELAAPEDAVGAVERALQVTNDYGRVAVRARDEGVAGLREESLRVGRPVQAMLAQAGTATDAVDAFGEVAVETKFDGARVQVHYDPGGDDGAGGADAAAGGDGALGPRLYSRNMDDVTEALPEIVEYVAERVDVPVILDGEVVAVDDDGDPLPFQEVLRRFRRKHDVDRMREAVSLRLHAFDCLHADGDDLLDRPLRERHDRLRAVLPDAAADLTLADDPEAIAAAERAALDAGHEGVMLKNPDAAYTPGDRGRDWLKRKPDVETLDAVVVGAEWGEGRRAELFGTFLLAVRDDEGDVSDAAGRDVADSDAADRDADAPVPAGYATVGKVATGITDEALADLTERLEPHVVDETGTTVAFDPELVVEVGYEEIQTSPTYSAGYALRFPRFVGVREDKGVDDVDSLARVCRLAGDE from the coding sequence ATGGAGTTCGCCGCGCTGGCTGAACGGGCGGAACGGGTGGCCGCGAACGACGGCGACATCGAGACCACGCTCGCGGTCGCCGACCTGCTCGCGGACGCCGGCGGCGCCGCCGACGACGGCTCGACCGACGACCTCCCGGTCGTCGTCCGGTTCCTCCTCGGTCGCGTCTTCCCCGCCCACGACACCCGGACCCTCGACGTCGGGCCCGCGCTCTGTCGCGAGGCGATCGCCCGCGCCGCGGGGCAGAACGTCTCCGCCGCCGACGTGGAGGACCGCCTCGCCGAGCGCGGCGAGATCGGCGCCGTCGCGGCCGAGTACGACCTCGGCGGCCAGCGGGGGCTCGCGGCGTTCGGGAGCGGCCGCGACGCGCTCACCGTGGCCGCGCTCGACGAGGAGCTGCGCGACCTCGCGGCCGCGAGCGGGGAGGGGAGCGAGTCGCGCAAGCGGGACGCGCTGTTCGGCCTGTTCACGCGCTGTTCGCCGAGCGAGGCGGCGTTCCTCGCGCGCCTCGTCCTCGGCGAGATGCGGCTCGGCGTCGGCGAGGGGACGGTCCGCGACGCGGTCGCGGAGGCGTTCCTCGCGTCGCCCGCGCCGCCTGGAGAGGACGGAGCGACCGGAGAGGAACCCGAACTCGCCGCGCCCGAGGACGCGGTCGGGGCCGTCGAGCGGGCGCTCCAGGTGACGAACGACTACGGCCGCGTCGCGGTCCGCGCCCGCGACGAGGGGGTCGCGGGGCTCCGCGAGGAGTCGCTGCGCGTCGGCCGCCCGGTCCAGGCGATGCTCGCGCAGGCGGGCACCGCGACCGACGCGGTCGACGCCTTCGGCGAGGTCGCCGTCGAGACCAAGTTCGACGGCGCCCGCGTTCAGGTCCACTACGACCCCGGAGGCGACGACGGAGCGGGCGGCGCCGACGCCGCGGCCGGCGGCGACGGGGCGCTCGGACCGAGGCTCTACTCGCGGAACATGGACGACGTGACCGAGGCGCTCCCGGAGATCGTCGAGTACGTCGCCGAGCGGGTCGACGTCCCGGTCATCCTCGACGGCGAGGTCGTCGCGGTCGACGACGACGGCGACCCGCTCCCGTTCCAGGAGGTGTTGCGCCGGTTCCGCCGGAAGCACGACGTCGACCGCATGCGCGAGGCGGTCTCGCTGCGGCTCCACGCGTTCGACTGCCTCCACGCCGACGGCGACGACCTGCTCGACCGCCCGCTCCGCGAGCGGCACGACCGGCTCCGGGCGGTCCTCCCGGACGCCGCCGCGGACCTCACGCTCGCGGACGACCCCGAGGCGATCGCGGCCGCGGAGCGGGCCGCCCTCGACGCGGGCCACGAGGGCGTCATGCTGAAGAACCCGGATGCGGCGTACACTCCGGGCGACCGCGGACGCGACTGGCTGAAGCGCAAGCCCGACGTGGAGACGCTCGACGCCGTCGTCGTCGGCGCCGAGTGGGGCGAGGGGCGCCGCGCGGAGCTGTTCGGCACGTTCCTCCTCGCCGTCCGCGACGACGAGGGGGACGTGAGCGACGCAGCGGGACGTGACGTAGCGGACAGTGACGCGGCCGACCGCGACGCCGACGCCCCCGTGCCGGCGGGGTACGCGACGGTCGGCAAGGTGGCCACGGGGATCACCGACGAGGCGCTGGCGGACCTCACCGAGCGGCTGGAGCCGCACGTCGTCGACGAGACGGGGACGACGGTCGCGTTCGACCCCGAACTCGTGGTCGAGGTCGGCTACGAGGAGATCCAGACCTCGCCGACGTACTCGGCCGGCTACGCCCTCCGGTTCCCGCGGTTCGTCGGCGTCCGCGAGGACAAGGGGGTCGACGATGTCGACTCGCTCGCCAGGGTCTGCCGGCTCGCCGGCGACGAGTGA
- a CDS encoding GNAT family N-acetyltransferase, with product MYVRDAKNRDEAWLLDAIEQLGLDDVAFRSRDYVIAVDEESGDRAGFGRLRLHRGDGDEANRIELTGIGVLPEWRRRGVGAHVVERLVDTAAADGFETVYVLTDQPDYLAQFGFERVDTDDLPPALSDRLTEKREFLGGGVVGLELAVDAFEMPSSLRKAFKDAEPTGDDEPEESAEDFGIDPDSATYKYDTGR from the coding sequence ATGTACGTCCGCGACGCCAAAAACCGTGACGAGGCGTGGTTGTTGGACGCCATCGAGCAGTTGGGGCTCGACGACGTCGCCTTCCGGTCACGGGACTACGTGATCGCGGTCGACGAGGAGTCCGGCGACCGGGCGGGGTTCGGCCGCCTCCGGCTCCACCGCGGCGACGGGGACGAGGCCAACCGGATCGAACTCACCGGCATCGGCGTCCTCCCGGAGTGGCGCCGGCGCGGCGTCGGGGCGCACGTCGTCGAGCGCCTCGTCGACACCGCGGCCGCGGACGGGTTCGAGACGGTGTACGTCCTCACCGACCAGCCCGACTACCTCGCGCAGTTCGGCTTCGAGCGCGTCGACACCGACGATCTCCCGCCCGCGCTCTCTGACCGCCTGACTGAGAAGCGAGAGTTCCTCGGCGGCGGGGTCGTCGGCCTCGAACTGGCCGTCGACGCCTTCGAGATGCCGAGTTCCCTCCGGAAGGCGTTCAAAGACGCCGAGCCGACCGGCGACGACGAGCCCGAGGAGTCTGCCGAGGACTTCGGCATCGACCCGGACTCCGCGACGTACAAGTACGACACCGGTCGCTGA
- a CDS encoding DUF7548 family protein, whose translation MDLRAVSRRVGIAAAVVTVVALVAPYAVITGPEYTAQLATYYASGVVGWGGIALFALLSAVVIASVERGNVDPGTLAGVAVVLGVATTASAASWALAVEPSPVFRDHLWLVWHARVVVALSVPVPLAAAAYARGLLT comes from the coding sequence ATGGACCTCCGCGCCGTCTCGCGTCGCGTCGGGATCGCCGCCGCCGTGGTCACCGTCGTCGCGCTCGTCGCGCCGTACGCGGTCATCACGGGGCCGGAGTACACGGCCCAGCTGGCGACGTACTACGCCTCCGGCGTCGTCGGCTGGGGCGGCATCGCGCTGTTCGCGCTGCTGTCCGCGGTCGTCATCGCCTCCGTCGAACGCGGGAACGTCGACCCCGGAACCCTCGCGGGCGTGGCGGTCGTCCTCGGCGTCGCCACGACCGCGAGCGCCGCGAGCTGGGCGCTGGCCGTCGAGCCGAGCCCGGTGTTCCGCGACCACCTCTGGCTCGTGTGGCACGCGCGCGTCGTCGTCGCGCTCTCCGTTCCCGTCCCGCTCGCCGCCGCGGCGTACGCTCGGGGCCTCCTGACGTAG